The following coding sequences lie in one Halomonas sp. 'Soap Lake #6' genomic window:
- a CDS encoding Nudix family hydrolase, giving the protein MSVMVKRRVHVAAAAMISADQKQVLIARRPSNVDHGGLWEFPGGKLAPYETGLEGLKRELHEELGVEIVRARPLIRVHHEYPDKHILLDVWQVQEFAGEPFGREGQAVRWVPMEELANYPFPAANLPILRAVMLPTDYLITGEEADEERFEALLERALREDGVRLVQLRAKGLDKSAYLARAERALVLCRQYGARLLLNAEPALLDEIDADGIHLTSERLMNLDRRPIAENKWLSASTHDQVQLSKAAVLGCDFVTLSPLRTTPSHPEVAPLGWHDFQQLVERAGMPVFALGGMTRFDADHARAVGAQGIASIRDFWK; this is encoded by the coding sequence ATGAGTGTAATGGTAAAACGACGTGTTCATGTCGCGGCGGCTGCAATGATCAGCGCCGATCAAAAGCAAGTGCTAATTGCGCGTCGGCCTTCAAACGTCGATCACGGCGGTCTCTGGGAATTTCCCGGTGGCAAGCTAGCCCCCTACGAAACGGGGCTGGAAGGGCTTAAGCGTGAACTACACGAAGAGTTAGGTGTTGAAATTGTACGCGCCCGGCCGCTGATTCGTGTTCACCACGAGTACCCCGACAAGCATATCCTACTGGATGTTTGGCAGGTACAGGAGTTTGCTGGCGAACCGTTTGGGCGTGAAGGGCAGGCGGTACGCTGGGTACCCATGGAGGAACTGGCCAACTATCCCTTCCCTGCGGCCAATCTGCCGATTTTGCGTGCGGTAATGCTACCCACTGATTACCTGATTACTGGTGAAGAGGCGGACGAAGAGCGCTTTGAGGCACTTTTAGAGCGGGCTCTACGTGAGGATGGGGTACGGCTTGTGCAGCTGCGTGCCAAAGGGCTGGATAAATCAGCTTACTTAGCCCGGGCTGAGCGAGCTCTAGTGCTATGCCGTCAATACGGTGCGCGCTTGCTGCTGAATGCTGAGCCGGCGTTACTGGATGAAATAGATGCTGATGGCATTCACCTAACCAGTGAGCGCTTAATGAATCTGGATCGCCGCCCTATAGCCGAGAACAAATGGCTGTCTGCATCTACCCACGATCAGGTGCAGCTCTCAAAAGCGGCAGTGTTGGGCTGTGATTTCGTAACTCTTTCACCGCTGCGCACTACTCCGTCGCATCCTGAAGTGGCACCCTTGGGGTGGCATGATTTTCAGCAGTTGGTAGAGCGTGCCGGGATGCCCGTGTTTGCACTGGGTGGAATGACCCGCTTTGATGCCGACCATGCCCGTGCTGTGGGGGCTCAGGGCATTGCTTCAATTCGTGATTTCTGGAAATAA
- a CDS encoding D-alanine--D-alanine ligase — protein sequence MSTEVSQADHLARVVVVYGGASAEREVSLKSGAAILEALQRQGIQASGYDLRDNGLTGLEQLAPTAVFVALHGRGGEDGTLQGGLELLNIPYTGSGVLASALAMDKQRTKQIWQAVGLPTPESIMLTAESEWESVVSQLGLPMMVKPVHEGSTLGISIVKSQQALEAAYHEAAKYDARVMAERFIVGEEYTVALLNGEVLPAIRVEVPGGFYDYEAKYITNTTQYHLPCGLEAHDEQALATLCKQAFAAVGGEGWGRIDVMRDADGKFWLIEVNTVPGMTDHSLVPQAAAHAGIGFDQLVLQILQTAGKQSSL from the coding sequence ATGAGTACTGAAGTATCTCAAGCGGATCACTTAGCGCGAGTAGTGGTTGTCTACGGAGGAGCTTCTGCTGAGCGAGAAGTATCGTTAAAGAGTGGCGCTGCTATTTTGGAGGCCTTGCAGCGTCAAGGGATTCAGGCAAGTGGCTATGATTTACGCGACAACGGTTTGACTGGGCTGGAGCAATTGGCGCCAACTGCTGTATTTGTTGCTCTGCATGGTCGAGGCGGAGAGGATGGTACTCTGCAGGGGGGCTTGGAGCTTCTAAACATACCTTACACGGGGAGCGGTGTTTTAGCCTCAGCGTTAGCCATGGATAAACAACGAACCAAGCAAATATGGCAAGCCGTAGGTTTGCCAACACCTGAAAGCATCATGCTAACAGCTGAGTCGGAATGGGAAAGTGTTGTTTCCCAGCTAGGGTTGCCCATGATGGTCAAGCCAGTGCATGAAGGCTCTACGTTAGGTATCAGTATCGTTAAAAGCCAGCAAGCATTGGAAGCTGCTTACCATGAAGCGGCAAAGTACGACGCGCGAGTAATGGCCGAGCGGTTTATTGTTGGGGAAGAGTATACGGTCGCATTGCTGAACGGCGAGGTTTTGCCAGCGATTCGTGTTGAAGTGCCGGGAGGCTTTTACGATTACGAAGCTAAGTACATCACTAATACGACGCAGTACCACCTTCCCTGTGGTTTAGAGGCGCATGATGAACAGGCGTTAGCGACGCTTTGTAAACAAGCGTTTGCTGCCGTAGGCGGAGAAGGGTGGGGGCGTATTGATGTCATGCGTGATGCTGATGGAAAGTTCTGGCTGATTGAGGTCAATACGGTTCCTGGAATGACTGACCATAGCTTGGTACCACAGGCGGCTGCCCATGCGGGCATTGGTTTTGATCAACTTGTCTTGCAGATACTGCAAACGGCAGGCAAGCAGAGTTCATTATGA
- the ftsA gene encoding cell division protein FtsA — MAGSPNASNMVVGLDIGTSKVVAIVGQPTDDGGIEIAGIGSHPSRGMKRGVVINIESTVQSIQRAVEEAELMAGCDIHSVYVGVAGSHISSMNSDGVVAIKEREVTPSDIDRVIDSARARAISEGQRVLHVLPQEFSIDAQGGIREPLGMSGVRLEAQVHLVTAALNAVQNIEKCVRRCGLDVDAIILEQLASSMAVLTEDERELGVCMVDIGGGTTDMAIFTEGAIRHTAVIPIAGDQVTNDIAMALRTPTQHAEEIKVKYACALTHLAASDEMIKVPSVGDRPARDLSRQALAEVVEPRYEELFTLVRDELRRSGYEDMVAAGVVLTGGTSRMEGVSELAEEIFHMPVRIACPQNVRGLADVVRNPIYATGVGLLHYALQEMRHGQGLESHGGVVAAHKGRNELARRESKESHSALAKIKGWFKGNF, encoded by the coding sequence ATGGCAGGCTCACCCAACGCATCCAATATGGTTGTCGGGCTGGACATTGGAACGTCCAAGGTCGTCGCGATAGTCGGTCAACCCACCGATGATGGCGGGATCGAAATTGCGGGAATCGGTTCTCATCCATCCCGTGGTATGAAGCGCGGCGTAGTGATTAATATCGAATCAACCGTCCAGTCTATTCAGCGGGCCGTTGAAGAAGCTGAATTGATGGCTGGTTGTGATATTCACTCTGTGTATGTAGGCGTCGCTGGTAGCCATATTAGTTCAATGAACTCTGATGGTGTGGTGGCTATAAAAGAGCGTGAAGTAACACCATCAGATATTGACCGTGTGATTGATTCAGCTCGCGCCAGAGCTATCTCAGAAGGGCAGCGAGTGCTACATGTGCTGCCCCAAGAGTTTTCAATAGACGCCCAGGGGGGGATTCGTGAGCCGCTTGGTATGTCAGGTGTACGCTTAGAAGCGCAGGTTCACCTTGTTACCGCAGCATTAAATGCGGTGCAGAATATTGAAAAATGCGTTCGTCGCTGTGGATTAGACGTTGATGCCATTATTTTGGAGCAGTTGGCGTCTAGCATGGCGGTGCTTACAGAAGATGAGCGCGAGCTGGGTGTCTGCATGGTGGATATCGGCGGCGGCACAACAGATATGGCGATTTTTACCGAAGGGGCTATTCGCCATACAGCTGTTATTCCGATTGCTGGCGACCAGGTGACCAATGATATTGCTATGGCGTTACGTACGCCGACGCAGCATGCTGAAGAGATTAAGGTCAAATACGCCTGCGCACTGACTCATCTCGCCGCAAGTGATGAGATGATTAAAGTACCCAGCGTTGGGGATCGACCCGCTAGGGATCTATCGCGTCAGGCATTAGCTGAAGTGGTAGAGCCGCGTTACGAAGAGCTCTTTACGCTGGTTAGGGATGAGTTGCGTCGCAGTGGCTATGAGGACATGGTTGCTGCTGGTGTTGTGTTGACGGGTGGCACCTCGCGAATGGAAGGTGTTAGTGAGCTGGCAGAAGAGATTTTTCATATGCCTGTTCGCATTGCCTGTCCGCAGAACGTTAGAGGGCTGGCAGATGTAGTACGTAATCCTATTTATGCAACGGGTGTTGGCTTGCTGCATTATGCCTTGCAGGAAATGCGCCATGGTCAAGGCCTGGAAAGCCACGGGGGAGTAGTTGCTGCCCACAAAGGTCGCAACGAACTTGCCCGGCGTGAGAGCAAGGAAAGCCATTCAGCGCTGGCGAAAATTAAAGGCTGGTTCAAAGGAAATTTCTGA
- a CDS encoding DUF721 domain-containing protein gives MSIKVKRSHAQPIAQLLSKSGDVGQLMRQSRLIDQAQRHLRAHLPEEMREHIFVGGFRDGRLTLISSQASWLTWLRYEQQRLLTLLHQLPGFESVSAFTLKVRPVRPVESPKRYTRTLSDDASKTLAECAKDTDNPALKKALERLASHAPHHSKTEN, from the coding sequence ATGAGTATAAAGGTTAAGCGATCTCACGCACAGCCCATCGCCCAACTGCTGTCTAAGTCTGGCGATGTTGGACAATTGATGCGCCAGTCTCGCTTAATTGACCAAGCACAGCGGCATCTACGTGCCCACCTACCCGAAGAAATGCGCGAGCACATTTTCGTAGGCGGGTTCCGTGATGGGCGGCTAACGCTTATCAGCAGCCAAGCCAGCTGGCTAACTTGGTTACGCTACGAGCAGCAGCGCCTACTTACCCTGCTTCATCAGTTACCAGGATTTGAAAGCGTTAGTGCCTTTACACTAAAAGTCCGCCCGGTGCGGCCAGTTGAAAGCCCTAAACGCTATACAAGAACACTATCCGATGACGCCAGCAAAACACTAGCTGAATGCGCTAAAGACACTGACAACCCGGCATTAAAAAAAGCACTGGAGCGCTTGGCATCCCACGCCCCCCACCACTCTAAAACTGAGAATTAA
- the argJ gene encoding bifunctional glutamate N-acetyltransferase/amino-acid acetyltransferase ArgJ, producing the protein MAVGNVPFPELPPVEGVRLGTAMAGIKKPDRRDTVVIELPDTATVAGVFTQNAFCAAPVAVAKAHMERCLSEGLVPRYWLINTGNANAGTGETGMRDALASCAALAAHMGVVESQVLPFSTGVIGEPLPMERLLAGLPKAVSSLADSSQAWQHAGEGILTTDTRPKGATVTVAIGDQQVTINGITKGSGMIKPNMATMLGFVVTDAAVEQSLLETLLRETVDRSFNCITVDSDTSTNDACMLAATGSGARIESAEQVAVFRNALQRVMTELAQAIIRDGEGATKFITLQVNDAATRQEALDVAFTVAHSPLVKTALYASDANWGRILAAVGRAPVEAFDVNRVVIDLGDVRLVENGGRAASYTEAAGSAVMAQEEITIRINLGRGEESATVWTSDLSHEYVTINADYRS; encoded by the coding sequence ATGGCGGTGGGAAACGTTCCCTTTCCTGAGCTGCCCCCTGTGGAGGGGGTACGCCTAGGTACTGCAATGGCAGGTATTAAGAAACCCGACCGCCGTGACACGGTGGTGATTGAGCTGCCTGATACCGCTACTGTTGCTGGGGTTTTCACCCAGAATGCGTTCTGCGCAGCACCTGTAGCAGTGGCCAAAGCGCATATGGAGCGCTGCTTAAGTGAGGGCTTAGTGCCTCGCTATTGGCTAATCAATACCGGTAATGCCAATGCGGGTACAGGTGAAACGGGCATGCGGGATGCGTTGGCCAGCTGTGCCGCATTAGCTGCACATATGGGTGTGGTGGAAAGCCAGGTGCTGCCTTTCTCGACGGGAGTGATTGGTGAGCCGTTACCCATGGAGCGCTTATTAGCGGGTTTGCCCAAGGCCGTTAGCTCGCTTGCTGATTCCAGCCAGGCTTGGCAGCATGCAGGAGAAGGGATTCTCACTACGGACACCCGTCCCAAAGGGGCTACGGTGACCGTTGCTATTGGTGATCAGCAAGTCACGATTAACGGTATTACCAAGGGCTCTGGCATGATCAAGCCCAATATGGCCACCATGTTGGGTTTTGTCGTTACCGATGCAGCAGTAGAGCAGTCGCTTCTCGAAACATTACTGCGAGAAACTGTCGATCGTTCGTTTAACTGTATTACTGTCGATAGTGACACGTCGACTAACGATGCCTGCATGTTAGCGGCGACGGGTAGCGGTGCGCGAATCGAAAGTGCCGAGCAGGTTGCGGTATTTCGTAATGCACTACAGCGGGTGATGACTGAGCTTGCCCAGGCGATTATTCGCGACGGAGAAGGGGCGACAAAGTTTATTACGCTGCAAGTCAACGATGCAGCTACTCGCCAAGAGGCGTTAGATGTGGCATTTACAGTGGCACACTCGCCGCTGGTGAAAACCGCACTGTATGCCTCTGACGCCAATTGGGGGCGGATCTTGGCAGCGGTGGGACGTGCGCCCGTCGAAGCATTTGATGTCAACCGAGTCGTTATCGACCTGGGAGACGTGCGGTTGGTTGAGAATGGTGGTCGTGCCGCCAGCTACACAGAGGCTGCGGGTAGTGCTGTGATGGCGCAGGAAGAAATTACTATTCGGATCAACTTAGGGCGCGGTGAAGAGAGTGCCACTGTATGGACCTCGGATCTCTCCCATGAGTATGTGACCATCAACGCAGATTACCGCAGCTAG
- the secA gene encoding preprotein translocase subunit SecA produces the protein MINNLLRKVVGSKNDREVKRMQKNVLNITKLEPELEGLSDAELQGKTALLRQRLSSGEALDSLLPEAFAVVREASKRVMGMRHFDVQMVGGMTLHRGRIAEMKTGEGKTLVATLAVYLNALPGKGVHVVTVNDYLARRDAEWMRPLYEFLGLSIGVIFAGQSGEEKRHAYQCDITYGTNNEFGFDYLRDNMAFSLEEKVQRGLHYAIVDEVDSILIDEARTPLIISGAVDENTDLYGVVNRLAQQLEKGEVSEDEDAAITGDFLLDEKQKQVELTEQGHNKVEELMRGEGLLGEGDSLYAAQNLNLLQHMHSALRARHLYHPDVDYIVADNQVVIVDEHTGRTMPGRRWSEGLHQAVEAKEGVTVQRESQTLASTTFQNYFRLYEKLAGMTGTADTEAFEFRQIYGLDVIVIPTNRVLARKDLNDLVFLSAEEKYEAIIKDVKAETEAGRPVLVGTASIETSEYLARLMREAGLKFNVLNAKQHQSEAEIIAQAGRPGAITIATNMAGRGTDIMLGGNWEAEAAKLQSPTQEQIDALKAEWQQRHDGVLQAGGLHVIGSERHESRRIDNQLRGRAGRQGDPGSTRFFLSLEDSLMRLFGSDRVKRLMQALGLERGEAIEHKMVSNAVERAQKKVEGRNFDVRKQLLEYDDVANDQRRVIYEQRNEILASEDISEAVLGIREEVMEEAISGFVPPQSLVEQWDLPGLEAHLKTEFNLDVPVVQWSAEDERFSEEKLRERLQAMHREAYEAKVEAAGAALIRRFEKQVMLQVLDTRWKEHLQSMDHLRRGIHLRGYAQKNPKQEYKRESFELFQHLLTNIKADVTRILSHVQVRQPEEVDALEQKRREELAREKASAASRHDEPAAQSSERAQELPGADGRPLRREGPKVGRNDPCSCGSGKKYKQCCGKLS, from the coding sequence ATGATTAATAATCTGTTACGTAAAGTTGTTGGCTCTAAGAACGATCGCGAAGTAAAGCGCATGCAGAAAAATGTGCTCAACATCACTAAGTTAGAGCCGGAGCTGGAAGGGTTAAGTGACGCTGAGTTACAGGGTAAAACAGCGCTGCTGCGTCAACGGTTAAGCAGTGGTGAAGCACTTGACAGCCTGCTGCCTGAAGCATTTGCCGTGGTGCGCGAAGCCAGTAAGCGTGTTATGGGCATGCGCCACTTTGATGTGCAAATGGTCGGTGGTATGACGTTACACCGGGGCCGCATTGCAGAAATGAAAACCGGTGAGGGTAAAACGCTAGTAGCAACGTTGGCGGTCTATCTGAATGCCTTGCCTGGCAAGGGCGTCCATGTTGTTACCGTGAACGACTACTTAGCACGCCGCGACGCCGAGTGGATGCGCCCGCTCTATGAATTTTTGGGTTTGTCCATAGGAGTGATTTTTGCTGGCCAAAGCGGCGAAGAGAAACGCCATGCGTACCAGTGTGATATCACCTATGGTACCAACAATGAGTTCGGCTTTGATTACCTGCGCGATAATATGGCGTTCTCGCTTGAAGAGAAAGTGCAGCGTGGCCTGCATTACGCCATTGTCGATGAAGTAGACTCTATTCTCATTGACGAAGCGCGTACACCGCTAATTATTTCTGGTGCAGTCGACGAAAATACCGATCTCTATGGTGTGGTGAACCGCCTTGCCCAACAGCTGGAAAAAGGCGAGGTATCCGAAGATGAAGACGCTGCAATAACTGGCGACTTCTTGCTAGATGAGAAGCAAAAACAGGTAGAGCTCACCGAGCAAGGACATAATAAAGTAGAAGAGTTAATGCGTGGCGAGGGGCTGCTTGGCGAAGGGGATTCACTCTACGCTGCGCAAAACCTCAACCTTTTGCAGCATATGCACTCTGCGCTACGTGCCCGCCACCTTTATCATCCCGATGTCGACTATATCGTCGCTGACAACCAGGTGGTTATCGTAGATGAGCATACTGGGCGGACAATGCCCGGTCGTCGCTGGTCTGAGGGACTTCACCAGGCCGTTGAGGCTAAAGAGGGTGTGACTGTTCAACGTGAGAGCCAAACGCTGGCCTCTACTACTTTCCAGAACTACTTCCGGCTTTATGAAAAATTGGCGGGTATGACGGGTACTGCCGATACGGAAGCCTTTGAATTCCGTCAGATCTATGGCCTAGACGTGATAGTGATTCCCACTAACCGCGTGTTAGCCCGTAAAGATCTTAATGATTTGGTCTTCCTTAGTGCAGAAGAGAAGTACGAAGCAATCATTAAAGATGTTAAAGCCGAAACCGAAGCTGGTCGGCCCGTACTGGTAGGTACCGCTTCGATTGAAACCTCAGAGTATCTTGCCCGCTTAATGCGTGAGGCTGGGCTGAAGTTTAATGTCTTGAATGCTAAACAGCACCAGAGCGAGGCGGAGATTATCGCTCAGGCAGGGCGCCCAGGGGCGATTACCATTGCTACCAACATGGCCGGTCGTGGTACCGATATTATGTTGGGGGGAAACTGGGAGGCGGAAGCAGCGAAGCTGCAAAGCCCTACCCAGGAACAAATCGATGCCCTTAAAGCCGAGTGGCAGCAGCGCCACGATGGCGTCTTGCAAGCAGGCGGTTTGCACGTCATAGGTTCAGAGCGTCACGAATCACGGCGTATTGATAATCAGCTGCGTGGCCGTGCTGGGCGTCAGGGTGACCCAGGTTCAACCCGTTTCTTCCTCTCCTTGGAAGATAGTTTGATGCGCCTGTTTGGCTCTGATCGGGTTAAGCGTTTAATGCAGGCGCTTGGGTTAGAGCGTGGCGAAGCCATAGAGCATAAAATGGTTTCCAACGCCGTTGAGCGTGCACAGAAGAAAGTTGAAGGGCGTAACTTCGATGTGCGTAAGCAACTGCTTGAATACGATGATGTGGCCAACGACCAGCGACGGGTTATTTACGAGCAGCGCAATGAAATTCTGGCCTCTGAAGATATCTCTGAAGCAGTCCTGGGCATTCGTGAAGAGGTCATGGAAGAGGCTATCAGCGGCTTCGTGCCGCCGCAAAGCTTGGTGGAACAGTGGGATCTGCCAGGTTTGGAAGCACACCTGAAAACTGAGTTTAATTTAGATGTGCCGGTTGTACAGTGGTCTGCAGAAGATGAGCGGTTTAGTGAAGAGAAGCTTCGTGAGCGCCTTCAAGCGATGCACCGCGAGGCTTACGAGGCTAAAGTTGAGGCGGCTGGCGCTGCACTGATTCGTCGTTTTGAGAAGCAGGTAATGCTGCAGGTGTTGGACACTCGCTGGAAAGAGCATCTACAGTCGATGGATCATCTGCGTCGCGGTATCCATCTGCGCGGTTACGCCCAGAAGAACCCCAAGCAGGAATACAAGCGTGAATCCTTTGAACTGTTCCAGCACCTGCTAACCAATATAAAAGCAGACGTTACGCGTATTCTTAGCCATGTTCAGGTACGCCAGCCCGAAGAGGTTGATGCACTTGAGCAGAAGCGCCGTGAAGAGCTGGCACGGGAAAAGGCCTCCGCAGCTAGTCGCCATGACGAGCCAGCTGCACAAAGTAGTGAGCGCGCCCAGGAGCTTCCTGGAGCTGACGGTCGCCCGCTACGCCGGGAAGGGCCAAAAGTGGGCCGCAACGATCCTTGTAGCTGTGGTTCAGGCAAAAAATATAAGCAGTGCTGCGGTAAGTTAAGCTAA
- the ftsZ gene encoding cell division protein FtsZ, giving the protein MFELVDNAPSSSAVIKVVGVGGGGGNAVNHMVESNIEGVEFICANTDAQALKRVSAKTVLQLGSEITKGLGAGANPEVGRQAAMEDRDRIAELLNGADMVFITAGMGGGTGTGGAPVVAQVAKELGILTVAVVTRPFPFEGPKRMRAAEEGMKELSEHVDSLITIPNEKLLSVLGKNATLLTAFSAANDVLLGAVQGIAELITSPGIINVDFADVRTVMSEMGMAMMGTGGATGENRAREAAEKAIRSPLLEDIDLHGARGILVNITAGPDLSIGEFNDVGATVQEFASQEATIVVGTSIDMEMSDELRVTVVAAGLDGSKAKAAAREPARRSVADSSSDYRKLQQPTVMRQQATARSEAPEPAAKPRPEKRRASDADDYLDIPAFLRRQAD; this is encoded by the coding sequence ATGTTCGAATTGGTAGATAACGCACCCTCGAGCAGTGCGGTCATCAAAGTAGTCGGTGTAGGCGGCGGCGGCGGTAATGCGGTCAACCACATGGTCGAAAGCAATATTGAAGGCGTAGAGTTTATTTGCGCCAACACCGACGCCCAGGCGCTCAAGCGCGTATCCGCAAAAACTGTTTTGCAGTTAGGCAGCGAAATTACCAAAGGGTTAGGGGCAGGAGCCAACCCTGAGGTAGGGCGACAAGCGGCCATGGAAGATCGCGACCGTATCGCTGAATTGCTAAATGGCGCTGATATGGTGTTTATCACTGCTGGAATGGGCGGCGGCACAGGGACTGGGGGAGCGCCGGTGGTTGCTCAGGTCGCCAAAGAGTTGGGCATTTTAACGGTGGCCGTAGTGACTCGCCCCTTCCCTTTTGAAGGTCCTAAGCGTATGCGCGCGGCAGAAGAGGGCATGAAAGAGCTCTCTGAGCACGTCGACTCACTTATCACCATTCCGAATGAAAAGCTGCTGTCGGTGCTTGGTAAAAATGCCACTCTGCTCACTGCATTCAGTGCCGCTAATGACGTGCTGTTAGGGGCGGTTCAAGGTATTGCAGAGCTCATTACTAGTCCCGGTATCATTAACGTCGACTTTGCTGACGTACGAACTGTCATGTCCGAAATGGGCATGGCAATGATGGGGACTGGTGGTGCAACGGGTGAAAACCGTGCTCGTGAGGCTGCTGAGAAGGCTATTCGTAGCCCGCTGCTAGAAGATATCGATCTTCATGGAGCTCGCGGTATTCTGGTGAATATTACTGCTGGCCCCGACTTGTCGATTGGTGAATTCAACGATGTAGGGGCTACTGTTCAAGAGTTTGCTTCTCAAGAAGCAACAATTGTTGTGGGTACCTCTATCGACATGGAAATGTCTGATGAGCTGCGAGTAACGGTTGTTGCTGCGGGCCTTGATGGCAGTAAAGCGAAGGCGGCTGCCCGTGAGCCTGCCCGTCGTTCAGTGGCTGACTCTTCCTCAGATTATCGGAAGCTGCAGCAACCAACTGTCATGCGTCAGCAGGCGACGGCACGTTCTGAAGCACCCGAGCCGGCAGCTAAACCGCGTCCAGAGAAGCGTCGCGCCTCAGATGCTGACGACTATCTTGATATCCCCGCTTTTTTACGCCGCCAAGCTGATTAA
- a CDS encoding cell division protein FtsQ/DivIB: MKRRNAWLGIILLGLLLGAGGRALWLWLDRPIERVSIRGEWDYVSADYLRTQLAPLVVDAAWLSVDLGELRNRALDIGWLNEVRISREWPNALVFELVEQVPVARWNDDFLLNSQGEPFAFAPLPAPSGLPDLAGPAGSSEEVLDFYHRLNPYFANLSLSLSQLRLEPRGAWRLQLNNGAWVMLGRRQHEVRLARLSASWQRELSRLGEHIRYIDLRYPNGVAVAWHGESDFDDSEE, encoded by the coding sequence ATGAAAAGGCGTAATGCGTGGTTAGGTATCATTCTGCTAGGACTATTGCTGGGTGCTGGTGGTCGCGCTCTGTGGTTATGGTTGGACCGGCCTATCGAGCGGGTCTCAATCCGTGGGGAGTGGGACTACGTAAGTGCTGATTATCTGCGCACTCAGTTAGCGCCGCTTGTTGTGGATGCGGCATGGTTGTCTGTTGATTTAGGAGAGCTTCGCAATCGAGCGCTGGATATTGGCTGGCTGAATGAGGTTCGCATTTCGCGGGAATGGCCCAATGCGTTGGTATTTGAGCTTGTTGAGCAAGTACCTGTAGCCCGTTGGAATGATGATTTTCTGCTTAATTCTCAAGGGGAACCATTTGCTTTTGCTCCTTTGCCTGCTCCTTCAGGGCTTCCCGATTTGGCCGGGCCTGCTGGCAGTAGTGAAGAAGTGCTGGACTTTTATCATCGCTTGAATCCTTATTTTGCCAATCTATCTCTGTCGCTTTCTCAACTTCGTTTAGAGCCTCGTGGAGCATGGCGGCTGCAGTTAAATAACGGTGCCTGGGTAATGTTAGGTCGTCGCCAACATGAAGTGCGTTTGGCTCGTTTATCGGCATCTTGGCAGCGTGAGTTATCTCGGCTTGGTGAGCATATTCGTTATATTGACTTGCGTTACCCCAATGGAGTTGCCGTAGCTTGGCATGGGGAAAGCGATTTCGATGATAGTGAAGAGTAA
- the lpxC gene encoding UDP-3-O-acyl-N-acetylglucosamine deacetylase has protein sequence MIKQRTLQNVIRATGVGLHSGKKVHLALRPAPANTGIVFVRTDLDPVVYVPARAELVEDTMLCTALSSEGVKVATVEHLMAAFAGLGIDNAYVDVSAAEVPIMDGSASPFVFLIQSAGILEQDAPKKFIRIKRRVAVSDGDKEAVFLPHQGFKVSFAIDFDHPVFEQQKQTALIDFSTTSFVKEVSRARTFGFMRDLEFLRSNNLALGGSLDNAIVVDDYRVVNEGGLRYDDEFVKHKVLDAIGDLYQLGCSLIGEFRGVKSGHALNNRLCRELMAQPDAYEIVTFEEDKAIAPISYAAPAMA, from the coding sequence ATGATCAAACAACGCACACTACAAAACGTCATTCGCGCCACTGGAGTGGGTCTGCATTCCGGTAAAAAAGTCCACTTGGCTTTGCGTCCGGCGCCGGCAAACACCGGAATTGTGTTCGTTAGAACCGACTTGGATCCGGTGGTATATGTTCCAGCTCGTGCTGAATTAGTTGAAGATACGATGCTCTGCACTGCGCTTTCTAGCGAAGGTGTCAAAGTGGCAACTGTTGAACACTTAATGGCTGCCTTTGCAGGGTTGGGGATTGATAACGCTTATGTTGATGTTAGTGCAGCAGAAGTGCCGATTATGGATGGCAGCGCTAGCCCCTTTGTGTTCTTAATTCAGTCTGCGGGTATTCTCGAACAAGATGCGCCTAAGAAATTTATTCGCATCAAGCGTCGCGTCGCGGTTAGCGATGGTGACAAAGAAGCAGTCTTTCTGCCGCATCAGGGGTTTAAAGTTTCGTTTGCGATCGACTTTGACCACCCAGTGTTTGAGCAGCAGAAGCAGACCGCACTAATTGATTTTTCGACCACATCCTTTGTAAAGGAAGTCTCTAGGGCACGTACCTTTGGCTTTATGCGTGATCTTGAGTTTCTGCGCTCTAATAACCTAGCGCTTGGCGGCAGTCTTGATAATGCCATCGTGGTAGATGACTACCGTGTCGTCAATGAAGGTGGTTTGCGCTATGACGATGAGTTCGTCAAGCATAAGGTGCTTGATGCTATTGGCGATCTTTATCAATTGGGATGTAGCCTGATAGGCGAGTTCCGTGGTGTAAAATCAGGTCACGCACTTAACAACCGGTTGTGTCGTGAGCTAATGGCCCAGCCAGATGCATATGAGATTGTGACATTTGAAGAAGATAAAGCCATTGCACCTATCTCTTATGCTGCACCTGCCATGGCCTAG